In one Brassica oleracea var. oleracea cultivar TO1000 chromosome C9, BOL, whole genome shotgun sequence genomic region, the following are encoded:
- the LOC106313074 gene encoding L-type lectin-domain containing receptor kinase VII.1 has translation MKAPLFLLTLLLILLLNPISAVDFVFNGFDDSPSHLSLFGNATIESKVLTLTNQTSYSTGRALYNTTIRTKDPTTSSVLPFSTSFIFAMAPSKNAVLSGHGLVFLFAPSTGINGTSSAQHLGLFNLTNNGDPTNHVFGVEFDVFANQEFNDIDANHVGIDLNSLESVFSNTSGFWSGDDERSPVFEPLKLNNGRNYQVWIDYRDSIVNVTIQIAGKIRPKTPLLSKPLNLSGVVEDEMFVGFTAATGRLVQSHKVLAWSFSNTNFSLSDGLITTGLPSFVIPKDTILKKTWFVFVLALICFLVLSLVGFVTFVVVRRRMEIARKRALMEDWEMEYWPHRISYEEIESGTKGFDEKNVIGVGGNGKVYKGLLQGGAVEVAVKRISQESSDGMREFVAEISSLGRLKHRNLVSLRGWCKKEVGSFMLVYDYMENGSLDRWIFEEDEKKHVLSCEERIQILKGVASGILYLHEGWDSKVLHRDIKASNVLLDRDMIPRLSDFGLARVHGHEQAIRTTRVVGTAGYLAPEVVKTGRASTQTDVFAYGVLVLEVMCGRRPIEEGKRPLMDWVWGLLEKGEIVSGLDPRMVVMREGSDEAERVLQLGLLCAHPDPAKRPSMRQVVQVFEGEKAEVFGAESSEDVESWMVMKFGSWRSSREFSYGSSSHPTIEQVRLQSLDVSLSSWNSSILDGR, from the coding sequence ATGAAAGCTCCTCTCTTTCTCCTCACCCTTCTCCTCATCCTTCTTCTAAACCCAATCTCAGCCGTCGATTTCGTCTTCAACGGCTTCGACGACTCTCCTTCACATCTCTCTCTCTTCGGAAACGCGACAATCGAATCCAAAGTCCTCACCTTAACCAACCAAACCTCATACTCAACAGGCCGTGCTCTGTACAACACCACCATCCGCACAAAAGACCCAACAACCTCCTCCGTCCTCCCGTTCTCCACCTCCTTCATATTCGCCATGGCTCCATCCAAGAACGCCGTCCTCTCCGGCCACGGCCTCGTCTTCCTCTTCGCGCCCTCCACCGGAATCAACGGAACCAGCTCCGCTCAGCACTTGGGTCTCTTCAACTTGACCAACAACGGCGACCCGACCAACCACGTCTTCGGCGTCGAGTTCGACGTCTTCGCTAACCAAGAGTTCAACGACATCGACGCTAACCATGTCGGAATCGATTTAAACTCGCTTGAATCTGTCTTCTCCAACACGTCTGGGTTCTGGTCGGGAGATGATGAGAGGAGTCCGGTGTTTGAGCCCTTGAAGCTTAACAACGGAAGAAACTATCAGGTCTGGATTGATTACAGAGATTCTATAGTCAACGTTACTATACAAATCGCTGGTAAGATCCGACCTAAGACTCCCTTGCTTAGCAAGCCACTGAATCTCTCTGGAGTTGTGGAGGACGAGATGTTTGTCGGGTTCACGGCGGCTACAGGGAGATTGGTTCAGAGCCATAAGGTGTTAGCTTGGAGTTTTAGTAACACCAACTTCTCTTTAAGCGACGGTTTGATCACAACTGGTTTGCCTTCGTTCGTCATACCTAAAGACACAATCTTGAAAAAGACATGGTTTGTGTTTGTATTAGCATTGATCTGTTTCTTGGTTTTGTCCTTGGTGGGGTTTGTTACGTTTGTTGTGGTGAGAAGGAGGATGGAGATAGCGAGGAAGAGAGCGTTGATGGAGGATTGGGAGATGGAGTACTGGCCACACAGAATCTCGTACGAGGAGATTGAGTCTGGAACCAAAGGGTTTGACGAGAAGAATGTGATTGGTGTCGGTGGGAACGGGAAAGTGTATAAAGGTTTGTTGCAAGGAGGAGCTGTAGAAGTTGCGGTGAAGCGGATCTCGCAGGAGAGCAGCGATGGGATGAGGGAGTTCGTAGCTGAGATCTCGAGTCTCGGTCGGTTAAAACACAGGAACTTGGTTTCTTTAAGAGGCTGGTGTAAGAAAGAAGTTGGTAGCTTCATGTTGGTGTATGATTACATGGAGAATGGAAGTTTAGACCGGTGGATCTTCGAAGAAGATGAGAAGAAGCATGTGCTTAGCTGTGAAGAGAGAATACAGATTTTGAAAGGTGTGGCTTCGGGGATATTGTATTTACATGAAGGATGGGACTCTAAGGTGTTACATAGAGATATTAAAGCTAGTAACGTGTTGCTTGACCGTGACATGATCCCTAGGCTGAGTGATTTTGGGCTAGCTAGGGTGCATGGACATGAGCAAGCGATTAGGACGACCAGGGTTGTCGGTACAGCTGGTTATTTAGCTCCTGAAGTGGTTAAGACAGGACGCGCATCGACACAGACCGATGTTTTTGCATACGGTGTGCTCGTTCTTGAAGTAATGTGTGGGAGGAGACCTATTGAAGAAGGGAAGAGGCCGTTGATGGATTGGGTTTGGGGGTTGTTGGAGAAGGGTGAGATTGTTAGTGGGCTTGATCCTAGGATGGTGGTGATGAGAGAAGGTAGTGATGAGGCGGAGAGAGTTTTGCAACTTGGTTTGCTTTGTGCACATCCTGATCCGGCGAAGAGACCGTCGATGAGACAAGTGGTTCAAGTGTTTGAAGGTGAGAAGGCTGAGGTCTTTGGGGCTGAAAGTAGTGAAGATGTCGAGTCATGGATGGTGATGAAGTTTGGATCTTGGCGAAGTTCGAGAGAGTTTTCGTATGGAAGCTCGTCGCATCCGACCATTGAGCAGGTCAGATTACAGTCTTTAGACGTGTCTCTGTCGTCTTGGAATAGCTCTATTTTGGACGGGCGGTGA